A stretch of Salarias fasciatus chromosome 23, fSalaFa1.1, whole genome shotgun sequence DNA encodes these proteins:
- the atp5f1d gene encoding ATP synthase F(1) complex subunit delta, mitochondrial yields the protein MMAARFLRRALPVVRQARAYAEAASGAPQMSFTFASPTQVFFKEASVKQVDVPTLTGAFGILPAHVPTLQVLRPGVVTVFSDDGSAAKYFVSSGSVTVNADSSVQLLAEEAVPLDQLDVAAAKANLEKAQSELAGTSDEALRAEVQISIEANEAIVKALE from the exons ATGATGGCAGCGAGGTTTCTCCGTCGTGCTCTCCCCGTGGTGAGGCAGGCTCGCGCCTACGCCGAGGCCGCCTCCGGAGCTCCGCAGATGTCCTTCACTTTCGCCTCCCCGACACAG GTCTTTTTCAAGGAGGCCAGTGTGAAGCAGGTCGACGTGCCCACACTCACTGGAGCATTCGGTATTCTTCCTGCCCATGTACCGACCCTGCAGGTGCTCCGACCTGGTGTTGTCACAGTCTTCAGTGATGATGGGTCCGCTGCAAAGTACTTTG TGAGCAGTGGGTCGGTCACAGTCAACGCCGATTCTTCAGtgcagctgctggctgaggaGGCTGTCcccctggaccagctggacgttGCA GCAGCTAAAGCTAACCTGGAGAAGGCCCAGTCTGAATTGGCTGGGACATCTGACGAGGCTCTGAGGGCAGAAGTTCAGATCAGCATAGAGGCGAACGAGGCCATCGTGAAAGCCCTGGAGTAA